In Malus sylvestris chromosome 2, drMalSylv7.2, whole genome shotgun sequence, the genomic stretch TTTATTATTCTGCGAAGAAGGATTTGAGGAAGATTTGGGAGACAATGGTAGTGAGGAGGAGAGCGAGAACTGTGATGGGTTTTCAAAAAAGCAATCATCTTTCCCTTTGATTTTCCTGGAAAGTGATATGTTCTGGGAAAATGATGAACTTTCCTCTCTAATCTCCAAAGAGGAACAAACCCATGTGCGTTTCAGTGGAGAAATCTCAGATGGGTCTTTGATGGCGGCTCGGAAGGAGGTGGTTGAGTGGATTCTGAGTGTAAAGGCACACTATGGCTTCTCCTCTTTGACCGCCATTCTGGCTGTGAACTACTTTGATAGGTTCATTGCCAGCCGGCCGTTTCAGAGGGACAAGCCGTGGATGAGTCAGCTCGCCGCCGTCGCCTGCGTCTCGTTGGCCGCCAAAGTGGAGGAGACCCATGTGCCCCTTCTCTTAGATTTGCAAGTACGTGTAAATTTCCATTTGTAATTTGAGTATTTGTGAAATTGCTGGACTGTTGTGTTTATTGGATTTCTCGTGATTGTGATTAGGTGGAGGAAACAAAGTATGTTTTCGAAGCGAAGACCATTCAAAGAATGGAGCTTTTGGTGCTATCGACTCTCGGGTGGCGGATGAATCCAGTGACCCCAAATTCATACTTTGATCACATTATCAGGAGGTTTGGTTTGAAGAGCCACCTGCATTGGGAGTTTCTGTGGAGGTGTGAGCGCCTACTTCTATCAGTCATAGCGGGTGAGCAATCTAAATAAGCCTTCATTTCGTTTTATAATCGACGAGTTTATTAGTATCAAACATGTATCAAGAAGGCATAAATGTATTCATAATGACACCAGTTGTTACTGAATCTTACATTTGATATGGTGTTTTTATTGCAGATTTGAGATTTACATGTTATTTGCCTTCCGTATTAGCCGCTGCGACAATGCTGTATGTAATTGATGAGATTGAGGCATTTAATCCTGTGGAATACCAAAATCAACTTATGAATGTACTTAAAGTCAGTAAGGTTTGTACTTAATACATCGATCTCTCACTTCTCACGTAATTTCATCTCCTGCTTCTGTAAACGTAATTCAATTCAGGCATGATGTCTTAAATAGTAGAATATTATTATGTCCTTTACAGGACAGGGTAAATGAGTGCTACAAGCTCATCCAGGAACTGGCAGGCAGCGTCGGAAACCAAGGCCACAAACGCAAGCATTTATCGGTACCCAGCAGCCCAAATGGAGTTATTGATGCATCTTTCAGCTGTGATACGTCAAGTGATTCATGGGCTGTAGCATCACCGGATCCTCGATTTAAAAGGAGCAGACTGGAGGACCAGCAGATGAGGTTGCCCTCTTTAAATCGTGCGTCTGTGGACGTGCTGAGCAGCTCTCGTTAGTCTCTAATTGTCTTTTGTCtactattaaacataaaatccCTCTTTTGCATATTATATTATTGGCAGTATCTACTTTGAGAACATTCTCTAATATTATGATCATTCCTTTTGTGGCCAAACTATGAAAATGAAACCCTGTGAGATTAAAACTCCAACTCTCTTACCTCTTTCTTGAGATGTGGTTTGGGGGTGGTGGTTTACGGATGAGTTGAAGAAATCCATCATGCTTGATCTGCCATATGATAGTGTTTAAGTACTTATATCATGCATACACCCACAATTGACACAAGTATATATTATCACTTATTCATTTTGTTATATGTAGTGGTTGTCAAGAAAAATAAGTCCTAGACATCCTCTTTATGCCCTTTATCTACCTTGACTTAGCTTGAAACTAAACCTGAGGCGTCCATGAGCGCCACAGTGGGTGGGACGAGGGTAGATATAGAAGTGTAAGTTCAGTTCCTCTAAGCAAAATGGAAATGGAACAATAAAAAAGCCAGATATGGACACGGGCAACGCTAGTACTTTATACCAAACAAAAAGAAGTAAATGTTGGGCACTGAAAGTCTTTGATTGTTCAGCATGATTGAACAAAACAATGACTTTGGAGTTTTCTAATTATAGAGAGGTGAGAAATGAGCAGTGTGCCTGTTAGTTGGTTTGTTGAACTACATTAGAGAGAGAATGGAATGTCCACTTCTGAAGTTCAAATGTACAAAACCCTATGATTAGGTAATTTGATCGGGTTTCTCTTACAACATGATCAAACTCATCATTAGACGTTTGCAAGGTTCCAAACGACTGAATATTTTCTTGCCAACAATTTGTCCTGCCTTAGAGGCGTTTAACTTTGTGTTTGTGCCTGTGCACATGTCCAAAACCAGTACAGTACTCATAAAGTAGTCTCATATTTGGATTATGCTAATTGAAATGATATACATGGTCCCAAACTAGAACAATCTGAGTAATACGTTTATCTATTCTTTTCACTTATACAAATGATTGTTGTGGCTGAGTAGCTAGTCTAATTGGTGTAGCTTGATCTTAGTACATGTTCAAACAATGCATAATTGTTGATGGGCTTCCAGTTGTTTTCTAACAGATCAGACTCTGAAGTCTAAACAACTTATCGTAAGGTTATTTAGCCACATTGATTTGTTTCTCTGTCGGTCTTTTTAAGTCCCCTGTCAACACCTACTCccttctttgttttgattttgatcCAACACCTTATTTCAAATCTGCAAATAGTCAATTGCTAAGAGAATGAGCAATGTAACTGTTGCAAGCAGGCAATGAGCATTTTAGTAACGTCGTCTTCATATGTTTGTAGAAGTCCGTAGTCTGCAAGTTTAAGCACCTTGTTTGTACATTTATGCATCTGAATGCCTAGTTACATTTGTAAGTCAGACTCCATCTGTCGACTGCAAATGCGATCAGCAAGTAGAATATGTCAATGTTTATAGTAACAAGCGTCTTATGTTTAGTAACAACGAATTGTGTTCGTGAATTATCATCCATAAATTTCTGTAAGGAAAGGTTTGAAATTGGGTTTTTGCAGGATATGGGAATTTGTGAGGAGATATCTTTGTTCTTGTTGTCTGTGGTCCTCCcctgccttttttttctttaggttGGTTAAAGTTTTAGCTACATCCCTTTCGTATCATAAGTCGCAtgcagagaaagaagaagatgatgattcatGACAGCATAAGATTCTTCAAAAAATTAGAGCAAACAAAGCAGAACTTGTTTGCATCTTTCCATCCCCTTTTTCCTTCTGTCCTTAACATTAGGCGTGCCATGGTCGTTCatactgtgaaatttgaagagtcAAAGGTCAGAAATTTTAACTTAAAACGTATGACCAACAAGAAACAACTACTTATGTTGTTTTGTTTCCCATGTTATTCTTCCAAGCCAGATGTCAAGCACCACGTTGTCAAGACGAAAATTGCATATGATGTATCTGTCTGTCTCACCAAACATTATTATATTTTTGATGCCGAAGAGGGCTGACCAGTTAAAAGCTGATGGACAGGCACTGTCATGTTGGTTGTAAATTGATTTGGGTTTTCAATGACAAAATTAATGTTAAGGTCAGATGTACTAGTTTTGTTTGGTGATTACCACCTAATACCTGGCGCTTAGCGATCTAGTGGAAATTGGTTGGTAAGACGACAAGAGGATGAATTGTAAATCTAGACATTAGTCGGTCAATGCTCAATCGATTCTGCGAGTCTCGATTTGACCTCACCCGAGTTGTGGTGGTGGTTCGTGTGACCGGGGTATGCTTTATGTCTTATGGGGTACACAACTTCTGAGATTGCCCGTGGGTGCGGGGTCGGAGGGAGGGTTTTATCCTtgatacaaaagaaaaaaatattaaaaaatgctGGCAACCTTCTCACTTCTCCTTCTAATCTTCCAGTGCGTAATTGTAGCAATAACTAATAAGAATGTTGAAGGACGTTTAACGTATTAGATAAAGTGGATTAAGTTGGGAACACTGCAGAGGTAGAGACAAGAAACTACTCCTGCATCCAACTCAGACTAGGACTAGGAGTACGAGAGTAGGGTCCTCTCCGAATGagcaaaaattaaaggaaaagtGGCTTCACTGGTTTgcaattatcatgcataaatgtTGTGCATCCACCAAATTTACTCACCAGGAAGAAAATGGCTCCTGTTTGTTATCTGTCATCCATTTTATTGATGAGCGTCTTGCAGCTTTACCTTCCTCTATTCGTTGTGTTTGGATAAACACCTTTGCAGAGGAAGGTAATCTCGCTTAATCCTAAACGATAGTGTCGAAGACATAATTGACCCTAAACGTTAAACAGCAAACCTTGCAAGTGTGCGAAACAAAAGGCGGGAGCAAGAGCTGCGTCATTAAccattttccaaatttccatCTGCTAATTAAGCCAATTAATCTGGTTTAGCATATAAAAAGGAGTAAATCACAAGGTAGACTATGAACATATGTATTGTTGTTAATAAGAAATTATATAGAGGAAATAGTACACAAGACATGTGAGAGAACAGAAGTGAAGAGTTGTTGAGAACAGCTAGAAAGTTTTGTTTCTGTATCTTTTTGGAGATATTGTCAAAAGTGTATCAGTTGTTCCTATCAAGCTGCTGAAATGGCAAGTCCTCAGTGTTAATTCACTAGGAAATTTCAGAGAGCCTTTCATCTTCCACCTATTCCTTTTGTAACTTTGCGttttttcttaaataaattTACTTTATCAAACTATCTAATCTGTTAAAATAATGTTTCCTTTTCGTTTTGGTATGCCCAAGAGACAAAGTTATAGGAGTTCAAGAGAAATGTCATGTTGGTTGGTGCTTTGTCTCAGTCCTGATTTTGTTTGGGTTCTGCTTGGAAATGCTGGGTCAAGTTATACCCTAAAAAGATAAAAGACACTAATCCAAATCTAACGGGGGCGAATGAAACATCGGTGTACGTGAAGGACTCTTCATGATCGAGTCAGAAATAATACTCAAGAAAGATTGCGTAAATGGAAGTATATAGAGATTTAAGGTCTATGAGTTTACACCCCGTGCTCTCTTTTTTGGTTTAAGTATTCTTGATTTACCAAATGAAGTGACATACGACATAGCTGAAGATGCCGGGTTTTTACTCTCATGTGAATTGCCATAGCGATCTCTAATACCATTATATTTAGAAGGGAGAAGCGCgtgatgatttttttaattttttttagtgtcaATAATTATAAACAAACCAACGactacatatattatataccaATATGTTTAACAATATTATTACAACATAAAGTCTTGCTCCTTTGGGTCATTCTAAACATAATTAGGAAGCCAAAGCCTTGGTAGACTGGATGGGTTATGTCTGTATATATGCAAAGACATCATCCAGTAAAAATACATTGTATAGTAAAAATATATAAGTAATGAAGTACTATATCCAGTAAAAATACAATATCCAACATCTGGTAAATAAGAAACAAGACATTAAAGGAGACAGGTTTATCTATCATGCCTTGTTTGAGATGTTGCTGGATAGCCAATCGAGGCCCTCATAGAGCCCTTGGCCGGACGTGGCACTAGCAGCCTGAATGTACCTGTACAGATATGTTAAAACCATGGTAAGGCTAAGTCAAGTCATGTCAGATCATAAATCAAGACCCCTTCGGTAAGGCCAAGTCACGATTGAATCTTCAAGTTTGACAACATTCCTTATCATCTAGATgctataatatatgtatgtagCACGTTTTAGTTGTTACCATCTGCGTTGCCGGAGTGAATGCAGGCCAAGCTTATCAGTGATCTCAGAGACATTCATGGCATTCGGAAGATCTTGCTTGTTGGCAAATACAAGCAGTGATGCGTCACGGAGTTCATCCTGCaacaacaaaggaaaaaaaggatTAATTGATATTTGTGTAGtacaaaattaaattgtttTGATAGCAATTTATACGAGGAACAAGGAAACTGACCTCACTGAGCATTCGATGGAGCTCATCTCTTGCTTCCAAAACTCTGTCTCTGTCATTGCTATCCAGCACAAAGATAAGACCTTGAGTGTTCTGAAAATAATGTCTCCATAGCGGTCGAATCTACATATAACATATAGTTCATCAAGAACAAATTCCCATCAGCTTAACCCTACCTTTAATTTCTAGCTTCTCTAGCATAACAAAATCTCTCTCAGAAAAGGATTCAAAATAATCTACGTTGCAGTCACAAAGATCAGTACTACGACATATTATTAGATACACAAAACTTGTACATGTGCACTCTCTACCAGATTGTTTGTGAAACCGACATAGCACTACGCCAGAAAAATtagtctaaaaaaaaaaaaaaaaaaaaaagaactagcTAGTACCTTGTCTTGTCCTCCGACATCCCAAACAGTGAAGCTCACATTTTTGTATTCAACAGTTTCCACATTAAACCCTGGTTACAGAAAAATCAATCgaaaacaattttcttcatCCAAATTCGAATAGgtgtatatacttatatatagTAAGTTGAAGAAAAAATAACAAGCAAAAGTTGGGGTAATCAATAATCAGTAGTATATACCAATTGTGGGTATGGTAGTGACAACCTCTCCAAGTTTGAGCTTGTAGAGGATGGTGGTTTTTCCGGCAGCGTCGAGACCCACCATTAGTATTCTCATCTCTTTCCTTGCAAAGAGGATCTTCACCAGCCTTGAGATTGCCATGCCCATTGCTTCCAACTTCTTTAACCAAAGAGGTAGTTAAAATAACATGAGACCAAGAAAACGAATAccctaaagaaaagaaaatccttTTTACTATATCATTTACAGGAAGAATAAACTGAAGGATCGAGTTACCGGAGCGATAAATCAGGCGGCCGAGAAATGATATGATAGTTCAAGGGCTGATCAGAAGCACAGGGAAGTAAAAGAAATAGACATTCGTgtgttatataaattataataaataaGGATTCTGTTAcattatatttgtattttttgtatATATGATAGTGGCAGCAAAGGAATAAAGAAGCAAGAGAACTGGATTCTGATGAAGATTGGAGGagaataatataattaaaagaaCGATTGCTTTAAATCGTTTGGGAATAATTTCATGCTGCAACTGTGCCCGGATGGGGATGGCTGTGATATTTATACATTCACGTCGCAAGTTGGCGGGATAAAGAATGTACATAGGATTTGTTAATCGAATATCGTCCATCATAGGGAACGTCGTAAGAAAATATCAAGCTGGTGTTACATGCATGGCTTAGTAGAATTTAGGGTTGATCAAATATCGTCTATACGACAGATTTTTACCGGACAGTATCTGCCATATGACAAGATATTCTACCCCGAAGCGCTCGTGTTTTGAGCGTAGCGGGATCCGATTGTATTTGATTCACAATTCCGAACAACAAATTATTGAAAACGTGTTCTTGACGCAATGTGAAAGCTTCCAAGGAGAGTAACAAATTTGTTAACATTGCCTGAAACTGTTTAAAGTATTGTGGGAAACCATGAAATCTAAGCCAAAACAATATCATACATGCATATCAtaacattttcattgtacaGATGACAAATCAAAATtgccaattaaaaaaaagacGAACTATTTTGACAATTTTTAGTAATACACATAGACAATTCATGA encodes the following:
- the LOC126609992 gene encoding cyclin-D3-2, whose amino-acid sequence is MALQEEPQELQNPPMAFDPLLFCEEGFEEDLGDNGSEEESENCDGFSKKQSSFPLIFLESDMFWENDELSSLISKEEQTHVRFSGEISDGSLMAARKEVVEWILSVKAHYGFSSLTAILAVNYFDRFIASRPFQRDKPWMSQLAAVACVSLAAKVEETHVPLLLDLQVEETKYVFEAKTIQRMELLVLSTLGWRMNPVTPNSYFDHIIRRFGLKSHLHWEFLWRCERLLLSVIADLRFTCYLPSVLAAATMLYVIDEIEAFNPVEYQNQLMNVLKVSKDRVNECYKLIQELAGSVGNQGHKRKHLSVPSSPNGVIDASFSCDTSSDSWAVASPDPRFKRSRLEDQQMRLPSLNRASVDVLSSSR
- the LOC126610000 gene encoding ADP-ribosylation factor 2-like isoform X1, which produces MGMAISRLVKILFARKEMRILMVGLDAAGKTTILYKLKLGEVVTTIPTIGFNVETVEYKNVSFTVWDVGGQDKIRPLWRHYFQNTQGLIFVLDSNDRDRVLEARDELHRMLSEDELRDASLLVFANKQDLPNAMNVSEITDKLGLHSLRQRRWYIQAASATSGQGLYEGLDWLSSNISNKMEIWKMVNDAALAPAFCFAHLQGVYPNTTNRGR
- the LOC126610000 gene encoding ADP-ribosylation factor 2-like isoform X2, whose amino-acid sequence is MGMAISRLVKILFARKEMRILMVGLDAAGKTTILYKLKLGEVVTTIPTIGFNVETVEYKNVSFTVWDVGGQDKIRPLWRHYFQNTQGLIFVLDSNDRDRVLEARDELHRMLSEDELRDASLLVFANKQDLPNAMNVSEITDKLGLHSLRQRRWYIQAASATSGQGLYEGLDWLSSNISNKT